Proteins from a genomic interval of Piscinibacter sp. HJYY11:
- the ilvN gene encoding acetolactate synthase small subunit, with amino-acid sequence MKHIIALLLENEPGALSRVVALFSARGYNIESLTVAPTEDPSLSRMTIVTTGSDDVIEQITKHLNRLIEVVKVVDLTEGAYTERELMLIKVRAVGKEREEMKRMADIFRGRIIDVTEKSYTIELTGDASKLDAFIEALDRTAILETVRTGTSGIGRGERILRA; translated from the coding sequence ATGAAACACATCATTGCCCTGCTGCTGGAAAACGAACCAGGAGCCTTGTCGCGCGTGGTCGCGCTGTTCTCGGCCCGCGGCTACAACATCGAAAGCCTCACGGTCGCGCCGACGGAAGACCCGTCGCTCTCGCGCATGACCATCGTGACCACCGGGTCCGACGACGTGATCGAGCAGATCACCAAGCACCTCAACCGCCTGATCGAAGTGGTGAAGGTCGTCGACCTGACCGAAGGTGCCTACACCGAGCGCGAGCTGATGCTCATCAAGGTGCGCGCCGTCGGCAAGGAACGCGAGGAGATGAAACGCATGGCCGACATCTTCCGCGGCCGCATCATCGACGTCACCGAGAAGAGCTACACCATTGAACTGACGGGCGATGCGTCCAAGCTCGATGCCTTCATCGAAGCCCTGGACCGCACCGCCATTCTGGAAACCGTGCGCACCGGCACCAGCGGGATCGGGCGCGGCGAGCGCATCCTGCGCGCGTGA
- the ilvC gene encoding ketol-acid reductoisomerase, giving the protein MKVYYDKDADLSLIKGKNVAIIGYGSQGHAHAQNLNDSGVKVTVGLRKGGASWGKVEKAGLKVAEVADAVKAADVVMILLPDEQIAAVYYKDIEPNIRQGASLVFAHGFNVHYGFVTPRADLDVWMVAPKAPGHTVRGTYTQGGGVPHLIAVHADKSGKARDLALSYAAANGGGKAGIIETNFREETETDLFGEQAVLCGGTVELIKAGFETLTEAGYAPEMAYFECLHELKLIVDMIYEGGIANMNYSISNNAEYGEYVTGPRVVTEETKKVMKQVLKDIQTGDYAKSFILENKAGAPTLLSRRRLMAEHPIEQVGEKLRAMMPWIKKNKLVDQSKN; this is encoded by the coding sequence ATGAAGGTTTATTACGACAAGGACGCCGACCTCAGCCTGATCAAGGGCAAGAACGTCGCCATCATCGGCTACGGCTCGCAAGGCCACGCGCACGCGCAGAACCTGAACGACAGTGGCGTGAAGGTCACCGTCGGCCTGCGCAAGGGTGGTGCTTCCTGGGGCAAGGTCGAGAAGGCCGGCCTCAAGGTCGCCGAAGTCGCTGACGCGGTCAAGGCTGCCGACGTCGTCATGATCCTCCTGCCTGACGAGCAGATCGCGGCCGTGTACTACAAGGACATCGAGCCGAACATCCGCCAGGGCGCTTCGCTCGTCTTCGCCCACGGCTTCAACGTGCACTACGGCTTCGTGACGCCGCGTGCTGACCTCGACGTCTGGATGGTCGCCCCGAAGGCGCCCGGCCACACCGTGCGCGGCACCTACACGCAAGGCGGCGGCGTGCCGCACCTGATCGCCGTGCATGCCGACAAGTCGGGCAAGGCGCGTGACCTCGCCCTGAGCTACGCCGCGGCCAACGGTGGCGGCAAGGCCGGCATCATCGAGACCAACTTCCGTGAAGAGACCGAGACCGACCTGTTCGGCGAGCAAGCCGTGCTGTGCGGCGGCACCGTCGAGCTGATCAAGGCGGGCTTCGAGACGCTGACCGAAGCGGGCTACGCGCCCGAGATGGCCTATTTCGAATGCCTGCACGAGCTGAAGCTCATCGTGGACATGATCTACGAAGGCGGCATCGCGAACATGAACTACTCGATCTCGAACAACGCCGAGTACGGCGAGTACGTCACCGGCCCGCGCGTCGTGACCGAAGAGACCAAGAAGGTCATGAAGCAGGTGCTGAAGGACATCCAGACCGGCGACTACGCCAAGAGCTTCATCCTCGAGAACAAGGCTGGTGCGCCCACGCTGCTGTCGCGTCGCCGCCTGATGGCCGAGCACCCGATCGAACAGGTCGGCGAGAAGCTGCGCGCGATGATGCCGTGGATCAAGAAGAACAAGCTGGTCGACCAGAGCAAGAACTGA
- the pssA gene encoding CDP-diacylglycerol--serine O-phosphatidyltransferase, with amino-acid sequence MHDGVQPVADADEAPARPRRKGIYILPNLFTLAALFGGFYGIVMAMNGRFEQAAIGIFCAMVLDSLDGRVARMTNTQSTFGEQMDSLSDMVSFGAAPALIVYEWALKGLGKLGWIAAFVYCSCAALRLARFNTNLGVVDKRFFQGLPSPAAAALVMGFIWLMDDSGFKVALTGDWLRWTAFGFALYAGLTMVTNVPFYSFKDVSFKRSVPFIVIVAIALGIAFITLHPPLVLFGLFVIYGLSGYGVYAWKRMKGRPVSVIATSMDEPDEEGLHR; translated from the coding sequence ATGCATGACGGCGTGCAACCCGTGGCCGACGCAGACGAAGCGCCTGCGCGCCCGCGCCGCAAGGGCATCTACATCCTGCCAAACCTGTTCACGCTGGCTGCGCTCTTTGGCGGCTTCTACGGCATCGTGATGGCGATGAACGGCCGCTTCGAGCAAGCGGCCATCGGCATCTTCTGCGCGATGGTGCTCGACAGCCTCGATGGCCGCGTCGCCCGCATGACCAACACGCAGAGCACCTTCGGCGAGCAGATGGACAGCCTGTCCGACATGGTCTCGTTCGGTGCGGCGCCTGCGCTCATCGTCTACGAATGGGCGCTGAAGGGCCTGGGCAAGCTGGGCTGGATCGCGGCTTTTGTCTATTGCTCATGCGCCGCGTTGCGCCTGGCCCGCTTCAACACCAACCTGGGTGTCGTCGACAAACGCTTCTTTCAAGGACTGCCCAGCCCCGCAGCCGCAGCCCTCGTCATGGGCTTCATCTGGTTGATGGACGACTCGGGCTTCAAGGTGGCGCTGACCGGCGACTGGCTGCGTTGGACGGCGTTCGGCTTCGCCCTCTATGCCGGTCTCACGATGGTCACGAACGTCCCGTTCTACAGCTTCAAGGACGTGAGCTTCAAACGCTCGGTGCCCTTCATCGTCATCGTGGCCATTGCACTGGGCATTGCCTTCATCACCTTGCATCCACCGTTGGTGTTGTTCGGCCTGTTCGTGATCTATGGCTTGTCCGGCTATGGGGTCTATGCATGGAAGCGCATGAAAGGCCGTCCGGTGAGCGTTATTGCCACCTCGATGGACGAGCCCGACGAAGAAGGCCTGCACCGCTGA